From a region of the Panthera uncia isolate 11264 chromosome B1, Puncia_PCG_1.0, whole genome shotgun sequence genome:
- the NOCT gene encoding nocturnin isoform X3: MCSMGHGTSRLYSALAKTLNSSTASQHPEYLVSPDPEHLEPIDPKELLEECRAVLHTRPPRFQRDFVDLRTDHPSSHPPIRVMQWNILAQALGEGKDNFVQCPVEALKWEERKCLILEEILAYQPDILCLQEVDHYFDTFQPLLSRLGYQGTFFPKPWSPCLDVEHNNGPDGCALFFLQNRFKLVNSANIRLTAMTLKTNQVAIAQTLECKESSRQFCIAVTHLKARTGWERFRSAQGCDLLQNLQNITQGAKIPLIVCGDFNAEPTEEVYKHFASSSLNLNSAYKLLSADGQSEPPYTTWKIRTSGECRHTLDYIWYSKHALSVRSALDLLTEEQIGPNRLPSFNYPSDHLSLVCDFSFNEEPDGLL, from the exons A TGTGCTCCATGGGACACGGCACGAGCAGGCTCTATAGTGCTCTCGCCAAGACACTGAACAGCAGCACTGCCTCCCAGCACCCGGAGTATTTGGTGTCACCTGATCCAGAACATCTGGAGCCCATTGATCCTAAAGAACTCCTTGAGGAATGCAGGGCTGTCCTGCACACTCGACCCCCCCGATTCCAGAGGGATTTTGTGGACCTGAGGACGGATCACCCCAGCAGCCACCCACCTATTAGGGTCATGCAGTGGAACATCCTTGCCCAAG ctcttggagaaggaaaagacaacTTTGTGCAATGCCCTGTGGAAGCACTCaagtgggaagaaaggaaatgtctCATCCTAGAAGAAATCCTGGCCTACCAGCCTGATATATTGTGCCTCCAAGAGGTGGACCATTATTTTGACACCTTCCAACCACTCCTCAGTAGACTGGGCTATCAAGGCACATTTTTCCCCAAGCCCTGGTCACCTTGTCTAGATGTGGAACACAACAACGGACCAGATGGCTGTGCCTTGTTTTTTCTCCAGAACCGATTCAAGCTAGTCAATAGTGCCAATATCAGGCTGACGGCCATGACACTGAAAACCAATCAGGTGGCCATTGCACAGACCCTAGAGTGCAAGGAGTCCAGTAGACAGTTCTGTATCGCTGTCACCCACTTAAAAGCACGCACTGGCTGGGAACGATTTCGCTCAGCTCAGGGTTGTGACCTTCTCCAGAACCTCCAAAACATCACTCAAGGAGCCAAGATTCCCCTTATCGTCTGTGGGGACTTCAACGCAGAGCCAACAGAGGAGGTCTACAAACACTTTGCTTCCTCCAGCCTCAACCTGAACAGTGCCTACAAGCTGCTGAGTGCTGACGGGCAGTCCGAGCCCCCGTATACTACCTGGAAGATCCGGACCTCAGGGGAGTGCCGGCACACGCTGGATTATATCTGGTATTCTAAACATGCTCTGAGTGTGAGGTCAGCTCTTGATTTGCTCACCGAAGAACAGATTGGACCCAACCGGCTGCCGTCTTTTAATTACCCTTCAGACCATCTGTCTctagtgtgtgacttcagctttAATGAGGAACCTGATGGACTTTTATAA
- the NOCT gene encoding nocturnin isoform X2: MFLPRCPRDFLFLYSPVGVAHSGLIFSVCSMGHGTSRLYSALAKTLNSSTASQHPEYLVSPDPEHLEPIDPKELLEECRAVLHTRPPRFQRDFVDLRTDHPSSHPPIRVMQWNILAQALGEGKDNFVQCPVEALKWEERKCLILEEILAYQPDILCLQEVDHYFDTFQPLLSRLGYQGTFFPKPWSPCLDVEHNNGPDGCALFFLQNRFKLVNSANIRLTAMTLKTNQVAIAQTLECKESSRQFCIAVTHLKARTGWERFRSAQGCDLLQNLQNITQGAKIPLIVCGDFNAEPTEEVYKHFASSSLNLNSAYKLLSADGQSEPPYTTWKIRTSGECRHTLDYIWYSKHALSVRSALDLLTEEQIGPNRLPSFNYPSDHLSLVCDFSFNEEPDGLL; the protein is encoded by the exons ATGTTTTTGCCTAGATGCCcaagggattttctttttctttacagtcCAGTTGGTGTTGCTCATTCTGGGTTGATATTCTCAG TGTGCTCCATGGGACACGGCACGAGCAGGCTCTATAGTGCTCTCGCCAAGACACTGAACAGCAGCACTGCCTCCCAGCACCCGGAGTATTTGGTGTCACCTGATCCAGAACATCTGGAGCCCATTGATCCTAAAGAACTCCTTGAGGAATGCAGGGCTGTCCTGCACACTCGACCCCCCCGATTCCAGAGGGATTTTGTGGACCTGAGGACGGATCACCCCAGCAGCCACCCACCTATTAGGGTCATGCAGTGGAACATCCTTGCCCAAG ctcttggagaaggaaaagacaacTTTGTGCAATGCCCTGTGGAAGCACTCaagtgggaagaaaggaaatgtctCATCCTAGAAGAAATCCTGGCCTACCAGCCTGATATATTGTGCCTCCAAGAGGTGGACCATTATTTTGACACCTTCCAACCACTCCTCAGTAGACTGGGCTATCAAGGCACATTTTTCCCCAAGCCCTGGTCACCTTGTCTAGATGTGGAACACAACAACGGACCAGATGGCTGTGCCTTGTTTTTTCTCCAGAACCGATTCAAGCTAGTCAATAGTGCCAATATCAGGCTGACGGCCATGACACTGAAAACCAATCAGGTGGCCATTGCACAGACCCTAGAGTGCAAGGAGTCCAGTAGACAGTTCTGTATCGCTGTCACCCACTTAAAAGCACGCACTGGCTGGGAACGATTTCGCTCAGCTCAGGGTTGTGACCTTCTCCAGAACCTCCAAAACATCACTCAAGGAGCCAAGATTCCCCTTATCGTCTGTGGGGACTTCAACGCAGAGCCAACAGAGGAGGTCTACAAACACTTTGCTTCCTCCAGCCTCAACCTGAACAGTGCCTACAAGCTGCTGAGTGCTGACGGGCAGTCCGAGCCCCCGTATACTACCTGGAAGATCCGGACCTCAGGGGAGTGCCGGCACACGCTGGATTATATCTGGTATTCTAAACATGCTCTGAGTGTGAGGTCAGCTCTTGATTTGCTCACCGAAGAACAGATTGGACCCAACCGGCTGCCGTCTTTTAATTACCCTTCAGACCATCTGTCTctagtgtgtgacttcagctttAATGAGGAACCTGATGGACTTTTATAA
- the NOCT gene encoding nocturnin isoform X4, whose protein sequence is MGHGTSRLYSALAKTLNSSTASQHPEYLVSPDPEHLEPIDPKELLEECRAVLHTRPPRFQRDFVDLRTDHPSSHPPIRVMQWNILAQALGEGKDNFVQCPVEALKWEERKCLILEEILAYQPDILCLQEVDHYFDTFQPLLSRLGYQGTFFPKPWSPCLDVEHNNGPDGCALFFLQNRFKLVNSANIRLTAMTLKTNQVAIAQTLECKESSRQFCIAVTHLKARTGWERFRSAQGCDLLQNLQNITQGAKIPLIVCGDFNAEPTEEVYKHFASSSLNLNSAYKLLSADGQSEPPYTTWKIRTSGECRHTLDYIWYSKHALSVRSALDLLTEEQIGPNRLPSFNYPSDHLSLVCDFSFNEEPDGLL, encoded by the exons ATGGGACACGGCACGAGCAGGCTCTATAGTGCTCTCGCCAAGACACTGAACAGCAGCACTGCCTCCCAGCACCCGGAGTATTTGGTGTCACCTGATCCAGAACATCTGGAGCCCATTGATCCTAAAGAACTCCTTGAGGAATGCAGGGCTGTCCTGCACACTCGACCCCCCCGATTCCAGAGGGATTTTGTGGACCTGAGGACGGATCACCCCAGCAGCCACCCACCTATTAGGGTCATGCAGTGGAACATCCTTGCCCAAG ctcttggagaaggaaaagacaacTTTGTGCAATGCCCTGTGGAAGCACTCaagtgggaagaaaggaaatgtctCATCCTAGAAGAAATCCTGGCCTACCAGCCTGATATATTGTGCCTCCAAGAGGTGGACCATTATTTTGACACCTTCCAACCACTCCTCAGTAGACTGGGCTATCAAGGCACATTTTTCCCCAAGCCCTGGTCACCTTGTCTAGATGTGGAACACAACAACGGACCAGATGGCTGTGCCTTGTTTTTTCTCCAGAACCGATTCAAGCTAGTCAATAGTGCCAATATCAGGCTGACGGCCATGACACTGAAAACCAATCAGGTGGCCATTGCACAGACCCTAGAGTGCAAGGAGTCCAGTAGACAGTTCTGTATCGCTGTCACCCACTTAAAAGCACGCACTGGCTGGGAACGATTTCGCTCAGCTCAGGGTTGTGACCTTCTCCAGAACCTCCAAAACATCACTCAAGGAGCCAAGATTCCCCTTATCGTCTGTGGGGACTTCAACGCAGAGCCAACAGAGGAGGTCTACAAACACTTTGCTTCCTCCAGCCTCAACCTGAACAGTGCCTACAAGCTGCTGAGTGCTGACGGGCAGTCCGAGCCCCCGTATACTACCTGGAAGATCCGGACCTCAGGGGAGTGCCGGCACACGCTGGATTATATCTGGTATTCTAAACATGCTCTGAGTGTGAGGTCAGCTCTTGATTTGCTCACCGAAGAACAGATTGGACCCAACCGGCTGCCGTCTTTTAATTACCCTTCAGACCATCTGTCTctagtgtgtgacttcagctttAATGAGGAACCTGATGGACTTTTATAA